One Bombus fervidus isolate BK054 chromosome 2, iyBomFerv1, whole genome shotgun sequence DNA segment encodes these proteins:
- the LOC139997815 gene encoding UPF0489 protein C5orf22 homolog, translating to MSFPRKYFKRIPIYAVESHNEVLPFIYRCLGSKHLPFEGNAFVHLDSHPDMLIPKTMLANTVWDKNQLFSEISIENWMLPAAYAGHFKHLIWVKPPWANQMVDGVITFFIGKHKDNGSIR from the exons ATGTCATTCCCTAGGAAATACTTCAAACGGATCCCGATTTATGCGGTAGAGAGCCACAATGAA GTGCTACCATTCATTTATCGGTGTTTGGGATCGAAACACCTTCCGTTCGAAGGAAACGCGTTCGTGCATTTAGATTCGCATCCTGACATGCTTATACCGAAAACGATGTTGGCGAACACTGTATGGGATAAAAATCAATTGTTTAg TGAAATTAGCATCGAAAATTGGATGTTGCCTGCTGCATATGCCGGTCACTTTAAGCACCTGATCTGGGTCAAACCACCGTGGGCGAATCAAATGGTCGATGGCGTGATAACCTTCTTCATCGGCAAGCATAAGGACAACGGATCAATAAGGTAA